The Anguilla rostrata isolate EN2019 chromosome 1, ASM1855537v3, whole genome shotgun sequence nucleotide sequence gagagaaagaaacagagagagagtggggagagagagagagagagagagagagggggggaggcatAAACAGCCGCAGCACAGTCAACGCGGGAGTAAATCAAAGTGCGCCTCACATCAAGGAAATGCATGGGGGTGCGTCTGATGTCAGTGCCAACTTTGCAATTAGGCTGATAAGACGGGAGGATGGATGGATTCTACGTGATGTGATGTCCCACGGCACCGGCACCAGCCCCCcaacaaacattacaaaattcGGCTGTAATTTATAGTGGGTAATAGATCTATCTGCTGGAATATATTAACCAGATTATACTTTAGGAAATGGCATTTTTTACGCGTATCTTAAACATCGGTTTTCTATAACGCGCGCCTATGGCATTGTCCCCACCCAACCCGTCTCTTTCCCACAGCAGACGGGCGAAAGCTCCGCCTCCGTGTagaggaggagaaaaatgacaataaaggaGAGTGAGCTCAGACGCCGAGCGGATTGTGAGCACGACCATCAGTCAAATAGCCAAGATACTTCGAACCTTGTGATCGTACGCGGACTGAGGAAGAGCCCGGATGGAAGTCTCGCTCTGCATCGTCGCTCTCGCATTCTACAAGGAAGCATAACGCCGCGCAGGGGTGAGCATTATTTAGGCACGGGACCAGGGCGATCACACTGCAGGATGCCGCCGGAGACAAGGGTGACGACGCCGCCTCGCCGTGTGACGGTTTAACGACTCAAGGCCACCACCATAACTGTACACATTCACGGCTCGGATCAGATCCTCGCGTCCTGCTATCGCGGGTTTcgtcttcctccccccccccccttaatcgGATGTATCGGAAGTGGCTCTTCGCCCACAATTTCGAAATTGCGGATGAAAACGATATCTTAGTAGGATGGTGTCATACGAAAATGATTTGCTAGCATGCACACCGGCTACTTGATATCCTAGGCATTAGAAGACCGTAAACACTCAGGTAAAGTAAAATGGAATTTCTGTTTGGTGAAAGTGAGATGGCTACACGGCACTCAGGTTATTAATGTTGCAAGTTTAGCCACGAGGGAACAGAGGTATTTGTTGACAGTCGCATCCAACCTAAACAATCAGTTCGTTGAGAAAGGTCCCGAAGAATTTACGTTCAATGAAATGCTTTGGTAAGTCACATTGCTAAGTGACAGGGAAGTGTGCAGCGTTATCGTCAGTTGTGTTATTGCTTCGATTAACATAGGCAACAACCGGAGCTATTTTCAACACGTACTTCATCAGTGTAGCCCTTCTTTTGTGTttaatctgaaaatatttttgttgattagCCTACGCCTGCTTAACACTGCTTTTTATCGGGCTGAGCGCTACACACATAGCGACAGGAAACGTCTGTCATATCATTCTTGGCGAGTGCGTTGGATGTTTGAAATACGTTGCGTCATGTAACATAACGTTACATTGCGCTGACTGCAGAAAGGCAAACACTACCGTCCGCAATCATGTAACTGTGTGCTTTGGTGAACTTAGGGAAGTCCAGGGAACGTCGTGTTACATAAAATGCCGCAGATACAGTATTTTTAGATAGCCGCAACCACGTTTTTCTCACAGTTCTGGCGTTGCTTATGCCAAACCAATTTTGATGGAGGAAACAAGACAACAGACACGCCGCGCAGCTTCGCGAACACTGAAGTCGCCTCAACGCCGTTGACTCTCCGGCAACATCCGTTCACCGCGAGGACAGGCGAGTAGCCAGCTAGGCAGCCCCTGGAGACGTTCAACAACAGGCTACGGGGGTCAGTGCTGACAATGGCCAGGTTACGCAAGAAAGCCTGCGtggctctgtttctgtttaCCCTTTTCATCTTCGGCACCATGATGGGATTGAGAACGCTGAAACCCAGCGACGGTTTCAACGACCTGGCGCCAGGACTGGACCTCATGCCCATGGTCGGAGAGAGGGTGGACCGGCGGTCAATGTCCAACAACGTGGTGGTCTCGCCGGGCCAGGCGCGCGCCGCCAGCAACACCAAAGTCGTCTTCTCCAACTCCGGCCCTGGGGACAGGAGTATATTTTACGACGTCCACATATTTTACTACGTGTGGTACGGCAACCCGCAGATGGACGGGAAATACATGCACTGGGACCACGTTCTGGTGCCACACTGGGACCCAAAGATAGCCGCCAGCTACCCGAAAGGCAGGCACACGCCGCCGGAAGACATTGGCTCCAGTTTCTACCCGGAACTGGGACCATACAGCTCGAGAGATCCGGACGTGCTGGAGTCGCATATGGAGCAGCTGGAAGCCGCGGCGGCAGGTCCAGTATGAGCGCGCGCATTGATGTTTTCTGTTGTGATTCCGGTGCCAAACACCCAACACAGCACCCAAAACTAACGGAagagggaaaacacaaaaatgtctcAAAGTAACTTTATTTGAATTCGATTAACTTTAGCTCGCAAACTTCGAAACCCAAGACGTCGATTGAGTGACTCCAGCTTGACCCCGCCATACGGGGCGCCTGGAGCAGTTCTGTAACGGAGTTGATAGCGATCgattttaattaaaagcctCACTCCAAAAAGAAACTTCAGCCCTAATTTAGGCGAATCCCGCTGAGAGGGGATACCTTTACAGCCCTAAGCGGAAGCGTCTCAACAGTTCGTGAATTTATTTAGTGTACTGAGCTCTTGTAAATGACCAAACTAGTAATAtagatgtagcctacatttcatCACGGAACCCAGCTGGGTTCAACACAGCTCGAGACCGCTTGAACAGAACCGTTAATCGTAGTTACTCCGCGGTAGCACATTCAGCACCGAGAGAACGGACAGCGGCGCTAACCGACACTTCAGGGCCAACCGACACTTCAGCGCCAGTTTCAGGAAGGAACTGTCGGGTAGTAAACCTGATTCGTGTTTTAATTACTTGCCAAAATATAATTGACCCGGATTTCTAATGTACGCCCATAGTAAGCACTGCGAGGAGGGGAAAAGTTTAAAGCTTTTATATTTGTCCACGAACGTCTGCGTAGAACCAAAGGGTATCTGTGATATTCTCTCGGAGCCCATCTGTCGTAATGCCCCACTGATTCTTCTGAGGGCATTTCACCACGGATCGATCAGTGGGACGGATATCAAAAGACCGTCCTTCCTTTCAGAGCAGAGGCTACAGTGCTGCAGGCGGACAGGGAGTGCCCGGAGCTACCTGTTTACCTGAGATAGGCGTAGGGCAGGTGAACACCAAGACAAATTTACAGGTGTTTTcctaaaatataataataataataataataataataataaaacagtttttaaaaagctgattaaaaaaacacaacacaaactgaCTCATTGGGTTCTGGTATGGAATAGGATACTCAGGTGTCTTTGAGCAagtccccaaccccccacccccagtttaGTGATTAAAAACAGCTAAGCccaggctgggggaggggagtgggggctGAACTGagcaaatgaataatgtaacTGAATGTAATGGGGGCCTGGGGTAGAGTTACTGTccaaagagagggggagagggaagaggcaGCCGTCGTCCCGAGCCTCGGCAAAGTGTGCAGCTCTGCTGTGGCGTTGGGGCAGATGGAATAtacctgctgcccccccccccccccccttcacccagGCAGTCCTCCATGACAGATGGTGGAGGGACAGCAGGTCAAAGTCGCGCCGTAAACCAAAGCAAAGACGTCAGTTTGCAActggaatgaaaaacaaaaacaaaaaaaataaaagcattgcCACTCTTTCCAGACAGAGGTGGGCTGAAGTTCTTCCAGTGTAAAACAACATCTGTGcaatttcttttgtgtgtgcggGCGCATACAGATGCACGTCTATAATTATCTGACAAAAGCATCCGTTGCGTAAATATACACTGAGCTCGAGCGAATACAAATACAGAGGCTAGTTGTTACATGTTGGACAATTGCATACTCCCATTTTACTGCATAGTTTTCACACTTTTACTGAATGCATACTCCTGTTTTACTGCATAGTTTGCCTACTTGCTAAATGCATACTCCTGTTTTACTGCATAGTTTGCATACTTGCTCAATGCATACTCCCATTTTACTGCATAGTTTGCACACTTTTACTGAATGCATACTCCTGTTTTACTGCATAGTTTGCATACTTGCTAAATGCATACTCCCATTTTACTGCATAGTTTGCACACTTTTACTAAATGCATACTCCTACTTTACTGCATAGTTTGCATACTTGATAAATGCATACTCCTGTTATACTGCATAGTTTGCATACTTGCTCAATGCATGCTCCAGTTAAATTCAGGATGTCACGGAAGGCTCAAGCCCAAGCTATGTCACATTTAGCATCCGGTCAGACATGCTATTGTggtctaaagccgcgtttccaccaaaattacccggaactttcagtcccaggaactactttaccaggaactaaaaggttccttcagccaatggttgtctgcgtttccaccggggtctaaagtaccgcgaagattaggcaaattagcccactgacgttgtcgtcggtccatctgtcatatgatttcttctgtaaccccatactaccaccgaagtagcctacattattttctaataaccgggacatcCCAGCAGTACGGCGTGGATTTCAGAGCGCTCAGGGATATCCAGTTACTGTGTTGAAAGCAAAAATCCACACCAACAGGGAAACTGAGTCTGCAGTACACGCTGTTCAGGAGATATTGAGCACCCCAAATAAATGGGAGTAAAATTTCATGCATATTTGCTGACAGTGAGAGATTCTGTGTGCATTAGTCACTCCGAGCAGGGCTGTACCTCCGCTGCATTCTACTGCACAGCATctgagcggtgtgtgtgggagggctgcgggtttgaatccaACGAGCAGTGCTCGACGCGGCACGGTTCGGCTGCAGAACGCCGCTCACACACGGGGTGCGCTGTTCGGCGCTTTTACCTCCTAAACGTCTGCGTGTCCTGAACTCGGCCGGGATGCGGATTTGATCCCAGACTGTGTCGCCGCCCCCCGCTTTCAGGAGTGCTGGTGCTGTCCTGGTACCCCCCCGGTTTGGCGGACGATAACGGGGAGCCGACGGAGGACCTGGTGCCCGCCATCCTGGACGCAGCGCACAGGCGCAGCATCAAGGTaaggggggggccggggggggggcatggtccgctacggggtgggggggcgggcagggtgGATCATATGAATAGGGGCACGGCAAGCTACGGGATGGGGGGCAACAACCAGCTCTCTTTAAGACGTGATGACCGTTTAGGTTTAGGGCCACAATGATGCGGTCAGAGGATCTGCTCCGACGTGGTCGGCCGCCTGCAGCGTACATTTTGTGACCGCGCGGTTTTAACAGGAACCCGCGAGTGTGGACAGGACTGAGCTGGAGGACTTTAATGCATGTGTGGAGGGCAGACTGCACACATGGGCTAGAATGATGACCAATGAAAATATCGATACTGCGGACAGCCAATCCATGTAAcgtaggggggcggggcttcagtcTATTTTCTGCTTTCTGTTCTGAGTGGCACACCACATGACTGCTTCAGCCAATGACACACCAGCTGCCCACAAGTCACCAGTTTTCATCTGAGAGAGACACGCCTCTGCTGTACTGTGTGGCCAGTAAGGTATAGAATAATCACggtctctcctgtagtactgtgtgtggcttgtaggggctctcctgtagtactgtgtgtggcctggaTAGGCATCTGTATTGATCGaaccacgttttttttttcggacCCAGTATTGAGTGGAAAGGGCCCGGTCGCGGGACAGCAAGAGAGTGACCTACATATCGCTGAGAAGAGAATCGCTATCTTCCAGTTCCCTTTGTGCAAACTTGCACAGCTCCTCCTCCGCGTCGCCATGGTGACGTGACAAAAACAATGCCGAACTGCGTTCCCTGTGCAGATGGCGTTCTACTCCACAGCACTTTATTTTAAGAGAAACACACGAGGCTCATGCCTTAAATTAATCATAACATTGTtcaagcatgaaaaaaaaaatgtatttttagctcTTCGGAACTCTTGCGAGGCGAAGGCGGCCTGCTTTCTGTTTCCGGTCGGAAGCgcagtcagtcaggcagtccCATTAGACGCTTAAGAGTGAAATAACGGCAACTGCGCAGCGAGGAGgttcctgcccccacccccccttcctgtccGTACTGTCGGAGGGAAACCCGCACGTAGGGGGCGCCACGCGCCACGGCAAGCGGGGGCAGTTTGAAGTCGCGGTTTTCAGACGAGCCGGTTGGCTAGCGGTGGGTAGCGGTCACAGCACCGCACCGTGAACATCGCGCTCTCTCCAGacccgcgcggggggggggggcggggggggtgtcacAATGAAGGCCTTCAGCCTTCCTcgtttttctctcattttctatTGGGTCTCCTCCGAGCCGTGCGACCTTCTGAGAAACGAAGGACGCAGGTTTTCTcacgccccctcacccccccccccccccaccctgccaaaGGGGAGCCTGCGTGTGGGTCCGCGGGGGCCTTTTAGAGGAGCATTTACAGCCTGCGTTTGGAGGACGGGGCCGGACCAGCGGCTCTgtagagggggcggggcagctgtGAGCTCTCGTGTGCAGTGGTTCTACTCACGCCCCTGTCACAGGAGAGGGCatgctgccacctagtggttgGGAGAGCAGTGACACTCCAGGGCTTTGGAGTTTCAGCTGTCCTGAGGCTGGAACCCACCCAGTGTGGTCAGGCAGGCAGGAAATACTCACATACATCCGCacttacacccacacacacacacccacacaaacacacacacacacacccacacacacacacacacacacacacacacacacacacacacgcatgcacaaacacgtgcacacacaccagcctggaTTAATTCGTCCTTGACTTGGAGGACTTCTTAACCACAGTTtggttcattttcattgtgACTCTGAACTCACCTGCACTAATGAAgattaaaaacttaaaaagctACGCTTGCATTTAACCGTGAGTGAGAAGTGCAGGCCAACTCCTGACTGACTCTGAGCCACTCTTAATAAAACTTGTATAAGTCttctcctgtcctgtcctcccctctccactcctctctaatctcctgtcctctcctctctctcctctgctctctctcctgtcctgtcctctcctttcctgtcctgtcctcccctctcctgtcctgtcctcccctctccactctctcctgtcctcccctcccctcccctctccattctctcctgtcctctcctctcctctctctcctctcctctctctccactccactcctctcctctcctctctctcctctcctctcctctgtaaTGTGATATGTGAGTGTCGAATGCTGCCTGCTCATTAAGGAGAGGGGTCTGAGCCTCCTCCTGCCGGCCCAAGGGCACATCCACTGCTGCTATGCGAGCTTCTCAACCGGATTAAACCGGTTCACTGCACCAGAAACCCACTGACTCAGCCTGTGGCCCGAAGGCTCAGAAACCAGGAGGAGGAACGACCGCACAGTTACCGGAGCAGACATTCTGAGACACGGGGGTGTCCTCTACACTGGCAGACTCCCTTATAGTAGGGCCCGCTCAGGACTGTCCAGCGAGGTGCCTGACGGGATAGTCTACCTCTGGACCACTATGTTGGACTGTGTCCCAGCTGTGAGGGGGATTGGCTGTCCATTTAGAGTGAAGGGTGGGGTGGTgcgagaaggggggggggtgttcttgACAGAGTCTCTGATAAAGTGGGGCAGAGCTTGGAGCCTCAAGCATAACCAGATAGACTGCTGCAGAATCTACGCCTacctctcttacacacactgctgtgctgcAGACAGACTAATGCAACTGATGCAGAATAATCACACATCAACCCCCAAATCAATCCCCAAATCAACTCCCACTAACCCCCACATCCTGGGATGTAACAGGGTACTGCTTAGGAGAGAGTTCACAACTGGGAAAAGACAGGACACTACTGGGAAAAGGTGGGATACTATTGTGGGCAAAAATGTAGTAttaggggcggggcagggttaAATTCGGGTACTACTAAAAAACAGCGCGTTACCGCCAAGCCGCGCGGACTCGCCGTACACAAGCCCCATCGCCGCGGTTCACTCGAACCCCGGAcccccgccgccgctgccgcccgCCGCAATCCCCACCAGGGCTTTCTAAAGAAAACGAGCGCACGCCTGCCTCGCACGTCCGTTTAAATTATCTCCACTGCTCCAGCGCAAAAAAAAGTAAGCATTCGTTTAGCTGCTGTGTCAGTGCCACGGTGGTCTTCCTTCAAACCGACCTGAACACCATTTCACTGCCACTGACCTGAACACCGTTTCACTGCTACTGACCTGAACACCATTTCACTGCCACTGACCTTCCTTATCCAGAtggtccagagagagagagagagagaactcaaTCTGGGGTGGATAGGGAACTTCATCCCCCGATAGGGAACTTCAGCTGGACTCCTGGGAGAAGGGCACTTAGCCTGGATTACACTGGTAAACATCCAAcccttaaaataataatgaataacaatcattaaaaaataaagtaaattccCCAACAGCGATTTACAGCCACTTAGACTTCCCTAGCAGAAttttaatgcccccccccctctcccctcctctcccctccccaagAGATATGGTCCAGTCAGGTTGCACTAGGTCAGGGTATGGTATTTTAAAGGTTATCAGTGTATGGTCAGGTGAGGTTGCACTAGGTCAGGTTATGGTATTTCTTCCCAGGGCTTCTTATGGATCTAATCTCTGTGTGTTTTGCGAGCTCCTTGCTTTACTTAGTTCATTTGCATTAATGCTATTACTCTTAAACATGCAGAACAAGTTAATACAGTCCTACTCTCCTCTGCAGTCACCATGGATACGagttcaaaaacacacatttctgtattCCTCCACTGTGACATTTGATGAGGGTGAGAGTTTAAATAACATGGCAGCTGTCATCCTGTTcccaacacacccccccccctccctcctccccaaaccACCATCTCTTGCGCCAGCCATTTACCAATCTTTCATCCGGTGAAGTCGCGGTGACTCCAGGGAACACGCGGCTGCTGCCAACAGACGCGTCGCTAGGGCAACAGTTCGCACAACGTCTCCCGCCGACTTTCTCGTGCGCTCTCCGCTAGTGCCCGGCCCTCTCCACAGCGGCGGTAATATTATGGGACCGGCTCCGACTCTCCCCGCGCACAGAGAAATACCGCGTAGGCCAGCCTTGGCATTAAATATAGATTACAGAGCGCGTTCTGCCCATCCACGCGGCGGCCGGTTAagactgtttcattttttaaaggttcGGCTGTCAGCTGCACGATAATGGTTTACAGCCAACCGAGGATTAAACTCAAACTCTTTTACTCCGGCCTCCGGTGACAACCTagcgttttaaaaaatgaaagagtcATGTGCGTTCATGCGTCAAGCGCAGAAAAACGATTGGCTAACAGGCCAAGGACCGTAGAGTGAAACAACCAATCCTAGGCCTCTTTGGATATATCACGGATTATTTAGAATTTCGCCAGATACTCGGTTTCTGTGGTCCTTCTGTTCTGTCCGCATCTATTGAACTATAAGAGGTGTCATGGGTAACAGGATTTtgctacagtacagcacatcCATGGCTACAGTACTGTCCTAGGTCACCCTGAGCTGAGTAGCTATACGGTGAGTCCGTGGTTATGATTCTAATTCGCTGATCATTCGGGAGTCATTACGGGGAGCGAGCGCCCCGCTCTCGGTGCCCCCCAGTGAGTCTCAAACGCAATTTAATCACAAGCCGACGCAGGGGATTGCGTTATCTTGTTGCCGCGCATTACGCCATCTCTCTAatggccaaacacacacatccactcagaAAGCCATTTCCCCCCTTCTGTGGTCTCCAGGGAAACCGCCCCGCCAGGGCGCGAGCGCATGtcttatgtttatgttttttcttaCTATGCATAATTCACTGCCGCGCCTTTCACTGCGTCGTCTTGGAAGGAAATTGCATTTACGCACATCTACCGTCCCGGGCAAAACTTTCAGCCTTTTTACTGCTTTCAGTAAACAGAGAACGGTGGTGACAGGCCCAGTTTATGCTAAGTGTGTCaagttctcatttatttatttagagtaagaaactgggggtggggagaaAGGCGTGGCAGGCAGTCTGTGATTGGTTGGATTATTTACCAGAACATTGCAAGAGAGAAGCTCTGAGAGAAGCTCTGAGTCTTTGCATCGTTGAGTTCTTGCgtgacacacactcacgaaGTGAAAATGTTCCGTTAGAGCCTGTTTGACACCAGGCTTCGATGTGCTGCGATCGaagtgtaaagaaaaaaaaagcgagagagagtcGGTCGTGAAAGAATgtgggagggggaaaaagacgGGATGCTCTGAATCAGGCATCTGCAAATCAAACGGGAAAAAGAAACCGCAGAAAAGCGAAATGTGAGGAAGTAAAGAACAGAACGCACAAGCAAGGAACCCTCTCTTAGCAAAAGGAAACTGGCAATCGGTGGATACGAAGAGGACAGATTAGACCGCATCAATGTACACAAAGCAACACAAGATTAATGTAGTCATCTATCGACCACTCACAACGATCTGCTGATTTTACTGAATATTCACAAAGATCTGATTTTACTGAGCATGAAGATCTGATGTTGTATTTCCTGATAAGCGAAGATGGATGAGACAAAATGTTTACCGTTGTCATTGTGATTTTCGTAATAATTACTAATATTGTGCATATTATGATTGATTATTCTTATTAAATCACATCAAATGTGGTGTGAAAAGTTGAGACATATTGGAatcaaagtaattttttttttgtgctttcattATATTGTGCTTAATAGCTGAATATTGAGCATGAATATCTCAATACTGAGTGACTCTCAGGGCAGCTCTGTTGTATTTCATGTGTTTTACAGACTGTGACATTAAGGAGGTTTTAATTGGTATGTAAACGAGGCGCTAATTAGCAGATCCTTTAATGAAAGAGCTGTTCAGTGACTCTTCTCTTCACTGATACCACAGGTGGCCTTTCACCTCCAGCCCTATAAGGGGCGCTCTGACCAGACTGTGCACGAGAACATCAAATACATCATCGACAAGTGAGTGCACCTTCCGCCCCCACCTCCTGCATGGGGTTGagtgtagggggtgggggtcggcCGGGGGTGGGTGACGGGGTTTGGACAGGTTCTAATATTAACAGAGGTGTTTATTCGTACCCGTAGCTAATAGGCTGGTCTGTTTCTGTCCAGTCAGGTAATATACTGTGTGCGGTGGGAACTTCCTCACAAAAATTTATTAAAGCTGCTGTTTACACAGTTAAGCTGCTTCACTTAGTTTCTTGGGGCTGAACCTGTAGTAGATTTTAGGGTGAGGGGTAGAACCTAGCAGTGCAGAACGTTGTATTTGGGGGTAAAATTGGCATTTGATGCGTGACAGTtctggggtgggggtcggggggtttgggggtatCAGGGGGGGGTCTGTGACCGCCAGGTTAAGGGGCCCCTGgaacaggaacagcagcagtaatcccagcagcccctcagTCTCAGTGACTGGCAGAAACTGAAGGGCCCGTCTGTGGCTGTGGTAATGAAAAGGGTTTACAAAACAAGGCCAAGAACAGATCAATAGCATTCATAATGCAGCCCCCACTGGGCCCCCAAAACCAGGCGCGGTCGGGCCGGGCGTTCCTCTGACCTGGACCAGGAAATCGATTCAGTTGCAAACCCATGCCAAAACGGCGACTGCTAAGTACTGTGGAGTGATGGTAAACAGAAAGAGGTGGGATAATTAAACCAGAAACAGCGAGTTaattaaacaggaagtgctgaacTAATTAGACAGGAAGAAGTTAGCTAATTAAACAGGGAGCAGTGAGCCaattaaacaggaagtggtaaACTAATTAGACAGTAAGAGGTTAACTCTTTAAACAGGAAGCAGCGAGCTAACTGAAAAGTAAGGGGTGAGCtaattaaacaggaagtggtggaCTAATTAGACAGGGAGAGGTTAGCTAATTAAACAGGAAGCAGCAAGCTAATTGAAAGGTAATGGGAGGTTAAACAGGAAGCTGTGAGCtaattaaacaggaagtggtgaaCTAATTAGACAGTAAGAGGTTAACTCT carries:
- the maneal gene encoding glycoprotein endo-alpha-1,2-mannosidase-like protein, producing MARLRKKACVALFLFTLFIFGTMMGLRTLKPSDGFNDLAPGLDLMPMVGERVDRRSMSNNVVVSPGQARAASNTKVVFSNSGPGDRSIFYDVHIFYYVWYGNPQMDGKYMHWDHVLVPHWDPKIAASYPKGRHTPPEDIGSSFYPELGPYSSRDPDVLESHMEQLEAAAAGVLVLSWYPPGLADDNGEPTEDLVPAILDAAHRRSIKVAFHLQPYKGRSDQTVHENIKYIIDKYGKHGAFYRFQSSAGKVLPLFYIYDSYLTPPEAWSDLLTPAGAHSLRGTPYDGVFVALIVEERHKQDILAGGFDGMYTYFASNGFSFGSSHQNWKAIKAFCDGNNLLFVPSAGPGYIDTSVRPWNNHNTRNRVNGRYYETALQAALTVRPEVVTVTSFNEWHEGTQIERAAPKKTVTRLYLDYQPHQPDLYLQLTRKWAEQFNKEKEQWLM